A region of Mammaliicoccus sp. Dog046 DNA encodes the following proteins:
- a CDS encoding PTS sugar transporter subunit IIB, producing MSKTNILFVCGAGLGSSFACQMAAEDVLNKLGVEANLDHDTISSAVSRNAEIIITGENFRSQFNNFSIDDSVTTIVYLKNIVSTEEIEEKLSPVLKEKGII from the coding sequence ATGAGTAAAACTAATATCTTATTTGTATGTGGCGCAGGGTTAGGAAGTAGTTTCGCGTGTCAAATGGCGGCGGAAGATGTATTGAATAAATTAGGTGTAGAAGCAAATTTAGACCACGATACGATTTCATCAGCTGTATCAAGAAATGCAGAAATCATTATAACGGGTGAAAATTTCAGATCACAATTTAATAATTTCTCAATCGATGATTCTGTAACAACAATTGTTTATCTAAAAAACATTGTCTCAACTGAAGAAATAGAAGAAAAGTTATCACCAGTATTAAAAGAAAAAGGGATCATTTAA